The genomic stretch TAAGCATTCAATTCTATATTTTTAGTATAGAAGACAACccttaaattatttttgtttatttgtcaGCTTTGATAGCATCTCAGAGCAGAACATAAGTCATAACAGGAACAATAAATCCAAGGTATACCAGAAGACTCTTGACATTCTTCACTTCCAATTCATTCTCCGTGAAAACTCCAGCAGCACCCAAATGCTTAAGTTTTTCTTTAACTTCATCAACCCCAGGCCTAGAGAAGCAAAAGGATTAGCAATGCAAAATATAAGTTTCATTACAAATATCTTCTTCAGCCCAATGGGATAGAAAATGGGAACAAGAAAATGGTTTAAGAAACATTCAGAAGCAACCATGCTGGTTGCCCTCATTTTGCACAATAGAATGCAAAAAACATGCAAGAATTATATTGAATATTACTAGTCAATTAATCAAGTACAATTGTTACACGGATTAAAGTGAAATTCAAACAGCATCAAGATAAATGTAGAAAGATAAAATTtctgagatcaaatcagaaaaaCAGAAGTAATTCAGAAAGAAGAGTGTTAAGAAAATACATTATAGAGGTCAAAAATAGTATTAGATTtcagtaaatcacattattgaTGTTCTTATAACGAGTAAGCAAAGAGTAAGCAATTAACCTTTCCATTACGCCTAGAATCAGCATATGGAATATTCCGGACAACAATGATTCTCCACAATCCAACTCTCCTGCTGCTATCCAAAATACTAGCATTTCTCATATACATTTCTGTCTCTTCATCAATAAACATATAGAAAGGAATGTTTCTTCTTGCTTCTCTACTAATGTTCCTGGGCTGCTGTATTACATCATAGTTTCCTGATATATATTGGATGGAGCTATGAGAAACAGAAAACAAAAGACAAAAAAGCAAATATAGAACATAATCAGTCATAAATCATACCAAATATGGCAGACGCAACAATGATATCATGGTACTGATCCAACTCTAAGAGATCTTCCTCATCAAAATCAAACCCAGTCTGGCGGCCAGGTCTGCTTCCTTTGTGATTCATTAAGTTTTGAACACTGAGTGCCTGAAAAACCAACAAAAAGCAATTTTTGCTTTCATATACCGCAAAAAGGAGAAACaaaaatttatggaaaaaaatgaggTGAGGAGGTTGATTTCAACTTATGCGAGAAACCATACTTTAGGAGACATAGAGAAAATGCAGGTTCATTTCAACTTAATTTGCTATTAGTACATACTGAGGCGCGATAAGGCTTTAATGTAAAATTTTAAGTCGAATCGTTAAAATACAAATTTACTTACAACTGCTGCATTAAAAATACGGGCTCCATCAATGTGAAGCTTCAATCCATGCTTCTTAGCAACCTCTCCAACTCTATCAGTATATTCAACAGTGAGACATCTTCCACCCGAGCTGCATTGAGAAAGTTTATCAGCCATAATTCATCAACAAAAATTTATGTACAATTTTGAAAACACGAACTATTAGAATAACAAAAACCGCTCACTTCACATGACTATTTTCCAAGCAAATAAGCCTAGTCATCGGAAACATTAGCTCCCCTAGGATCTCTAATCGCAGACTCAATCAAATCAATGTCAATCGTTTCATCATCACTATTTTTCAGCTTTCTCGAATGCACTCCTCCAATGGTCGAAATACCACCATTCTCATAAATATTGATATGACTAGTATCTCCCAGAATAATTTCACTTCCCCTAACCTCACAATGAACAAGTACAGCGATAAGGTTACCCATAGTCTCTGATGGAACAAAAAGAGCAGCCTCTTTTCCCATCATCTTCGCCATCTCTGTCTCTAATAGTAAAGCCGTCGGATCATAACCAAGAACATCGTCATCAACTTCAGCACTTGCCATAGCAGCCCTCATTGACTCAGTCGGCTTCGTCACTGTATCCGATCGAAGATCCACTATTCTAGctaccattttctctaaaactaCATCAAACCAAACAGACCAAAAGTAAAAATCAATTACAATCACTATTCACACCTTCAGAATACCTTCacgaaatcaaaatcaaaatcaaacaaatactCGACGCTTGCCAGCTTCCAGATGCTCTTGCTTCCGAGACGAAGCAGAGTTGTTGGGCAGCACCTGAGCCGACTCCATTGAACAACAGCAAGCGATCTAGAACAGAAtttcaaaatctacaaagttcaaAATCTCATGAATCAACAACATCCACGTTGCAATGAATTTCAATCGAACAACCTCAAACCTAAAAATTCAAATAGAATTTCCCAGATCGATGAAAATTTGGGAACGAAAacgaagatttgatttgattttaaacaaaaaaatgaaaaatgaaaattgatATGTTAATTCTCTCTTCTTCGTTGTTTTGAATACCTCTGATTTGGTGTGCAATGGTTTTAGATGCTTCCTCCATTTTGTGTGCGCTAGATTGTTGCTGAAAAATGGGTTTGGTGAAATGCATGCGATGGGTTTGATGAAAGAGTTTTAGTATATTTTATTCATCTAATAAATATAAATCCATTAATATTCCCTTATTAATttgataatatttataatattcactTAACTagttattaagaataatattttgagttataaaaataactatttttttaaGTCTATTTAAATTTACGCCCGATTTTTAATTTAACGGGAGTAATtgagatttaaatataataatatttttaatttacacccgtttttataAAACAGGGTGTATATTTTCATATGATCAATCATAAACTTACCCTTTATTTACAAAAGTGCCACTGTGtttcttatttacacccgtttttagtatattgggtgtaaattttaaaattatattgttcatTTTGCACTAGTGTCTGTGTCGTGGAAATATGACGTAACTACCCTTGTTGGTGGAAAAGATGTTAGTGTGAAGGATAAACCCATAGATCTTATCAAGGATGTTATTACCCATATCATAGGAGCTAGTGGGATGACTCGGGCTGGTTGTGTCTTCATACTTGAACAACTCAGAGGGGTAACAACTAAAACATCAGATGAACTGCCAAATGGAAAAGAAGTGTCGAGTCCTAGCAAGGAACCAAAATTTGTTAATAAGTCTACTTCCCTTAATGAGACTGAAGAATTCTTAAATATCATCAAGAGAAGTGAATATAAGGTGGAGGACAAATTGCACTAGACGTCCTCAAAAATATCTATACTATCATTACTGCTGAACTCCGAGGCACACCGGGAAGCACTATTGAAGGTTCTAAACCAGGCTCGTGTGAGTTAGAATATCAAAGTAGAACATATCCGTGAAACGTCTGGATGAAGTCCTTATCAGAGTGTTGGTAGACACTAGCTCTTTGCTAAATGTTATGCCTAAGTTTACACTTGCTAAACTCTTGTTCAAGGGAACACCTTTAGGCCCATCGCTCTAATAGTGATACATTTGATGGGTGAAGAAGGATGATGATAGGAGAAGTAGACTTGTCGATACAAATTGTTGTGTATGTCTTTGAGATCACATGCCAGGTCATAGACATCAATCAATCATACTATTGTTTGCTAGGAAGACCATGAATCCATGCAGTTGGCGCTGTTACTTCCATCCTACGCGAGAAACTGAAATACGTAGTCAAATTTAAATTGATATTCATTTCTAGGGAAGAGGTCATGTTGGTAAaccattttcatccttttggtATATTGAAGCAGGCGAAGAAGCCATAGAAACTTCTTTCCAAGCTTTAGAAATTTCCAATATTGTTATAGTGGGTGAAATGGACTACATTAAGAAGACAAGCTTGCCTTTTACTTCCTTGAAGAACGCCAAGTTGAAGGTAGAGAAGGGTACCCCCGAAGGTTGGGGACAACTGATAAACCTACCAGGAAAAAGAGATCGATATGGATTGGGTTATGTTCCACACATGGAGAAAGGAGACCATGTCCCTAAACCCAATAAGAAAAGCATCTGAAGTATCAAAGACGTTTTCTACAGCACGAGACTCATCCATGAAAATCAAATAGCCGCTCTCGAAGATGCCACAATGGAAGAAGAGATTCCATGCTTGGTGTACCTTTATGCTTCAAATACAACTCTTAATAATTGAAGGGCCTTTAAAATCCCTAAGATCTTTCCATTATCAAagtaattatttcttttttcatgtCCTTTCGCTCTGCCCAGGGCTTAAGGATCATTTGTAGGGCACCCATTCTTTTCAAATGTTttatcacaataataaaaaaacattttgttATCTCATTCATTTTTTTCATTGGTTTACTATTGTAAGAGAATAgtaatttctttcaaaattctttctccttttctttcatttatatttttctaaaataaagtcaTCAGCAATCATGCAAATCAACAACGGAACCCATTGAAAACAATACCTCTCTAATCCCCTATAACTTTAAACTCCCCAATAATCATGTTGAAGAAGATTGTGAGGACTGCAACACTCCattttttagaaattaatttaattggagtttgtggtgtttatttaattatattcctGTTGATTTAATTAGATAAGTTTGGGAGTAGGGATGTGTGAACATGTGATGAGGTGTAGAGAGTAATTAGAGATTGttagaaattatttaaaattattaaatattagtttATGTGGTTTAttactaaataaagaaaaaaaataaataaatagaatatgtAGAGATTTTAGGGGTATTATGGTAATTGGACGAGAATAAGTGAGGGCATATTAGGAAAAGCATAGAAAGGGTCAAAGGTTTCTAAATAAAAATGGAATAAGGAGAAAAGTAAGGTCAGTTTACAATATATGTGAAACATAGAGGAAAAGGTGAAGGAGGCTAGGGCATAGAAGAACAAGATGTATCCATCCATAGTGTTTGAAGAAAAGAAATTCTAGGAGaattctaaggtaagggtgggtaaCGGCTGTCAATTATGAATGATATGGAGGAAGGGTAGATGTAGGGTTTTTATTCttgttgattgttgttgattATAATGattactagtaaaggacccgtgcgcccgcacgggtcacgtaaagtcggtataacaatcaaaaacatataatattgttatggttaaataataaattttaaaaaaaaaaacgacgTATGTATATAAACAATAATCAACATATCATAATgattgataaataaaaatgtaatattttgaaagaaaaaaaatattaaataactaaataattagaataaaacaattaataataatagttacaATAGAGAGGAAAAGAAAATTTGAACATAGATgtaacattttttatattaagtaaTCTTATATGTTTGATAATgaatccaaaaaaattatttaaatttgtggactacattataaatattaaataaatataatattgttatggttaaataattatattaaacaaactgaaaaatgtatataaatgaaaataattaaatcgtAAATATTTCGAATTAAAGCTGAAATATGTATGAAaacctaaataaataaataattagaacacaataacaattattaataattgtgaaagagaaaaaaaaacattagaattctttattttatagtttttatgataatattagtttcttttttatattgtgatttattaaattaatttatataaattaatgataTAGTTATATGACTATTATGAATTTGAATTTGTAAGAATTAATACTTTATAAAATAccacaattttgttttttttttcttaagatttaaaaaataaacgAATAAATAAGTATgaacaattattattaattatgaaagagaaaaaaataaataaaactcttTATTTTAGAGTTTTTAAGTTAATGAATCTTAACGTGTGATATTGTATGAAAAGAAATACTATAAGTTTTGGATTACATTATAAAATAAACAGACATCAATGTGTTATTTTTTCCACACAATTAGAAAATTGACTGATGTATAAATAACGTGGAATTAATTATTACTCTTAAAAAGAGTTGATTGTATTTAGTTCTGCATGCACAGAAAAAGTGGATTTCTCCAGTTTCCAAAATCTCTTGCACGTTTACCTACTAAAGAGAAGTCTAATAGGTAGTAGGTTTTTGTGTATATATGGTGATAGCAGCTTGGAAACTCCCACACTTCAAGTAAGAAAGGGCGAACAGTAAATCAGAAAGTTGGAAGAAAAAATGGTTAGTTTCTCACAAGTCGCCAAAGCATGCAGGTGGTTGATCTTCTTCTATTAATCCAATCTATTTATTTCGTTTGTTTTTTGTGGATTATGAATCTGTTCGATGCTTGTTCCTTATTTAGGTCACTGAAATTTCTTGTCGTTGAGGACCCTGTCGAAAGATTCGCGATAAAGCGAAGGATGAAGCAGAGATCCAAGCAACTCCGAATGAGGTCGAGAACGAAGAAACAGCGGATTACCAGGTTATGCAGTGAGTGGGCTTTACATGCAATCAACAATGTTGCATGCGGCTGGGAAAGGGGGAGTAAGATTAAGAACATATCAATGGTGTGGCAGAATGAGATGATTGGAATAAAATGGTCGGGGAAGCATCAGGAAATTAGGGCTGGTTTGGGTTTTGCTTTATTGGAAGACGTTCAATTTGTGGCTGATGTTATGGGAAGTGTGGGACTGCAGATAAATCCGAGAATGGTTGAGATATCCAATTCAGTGTATCTTGGTAGAATCGTCTTTGAAAGTGAAAGGTATGT from Vicia villosa cultivar HV-30 ecotype Madison, WI unplaced genomic scaffold, Vvil1.0 ctg.000025F_1_1, whole genome shotgun sequence encodes the following:
- the LOC131622167 gene encoding uncharacterized protein LOC131622167, encoding MKQRSKQLRMRSRTKKQRITRLCSEWALHAINNVACGWERGSKIKNISMVWQNEMIGIKWSGKHQEIRAGLGFALLEDVQFVADVMGSVGLQINPRMVEISNSVYLGRIVFESESDWIIWADLVKKLKTMV